A region of Streptomyces paludis DNA encodes the following proteins:
- a CDS encoding winged helix DNA-binding domain-containing protein, with protein MSRPAVLSTRALNRATLARQSLLDRAGLPVLDAVARLGGLQAQEPQEPFVGLWSRLRAFDPESLSGLLVGRRVVRTHLMRRTVHLVTAEDALAWRARHDAMLRQRVLGVYGGELAGTDLDALAAAGRAVMADGEPRTMAELTRALGEGPGAGPVSEAAPGPGARALGEMLVAALVPMAQLPPRGLWRTRAGVRNVMLSSWLGREIDPLSPDGSDPVGQALVRRYLAAYGPASTADLRAWCGLAGLPAAVAAVREELVAFRDERGRRLLDLPGAPLPDPDTPAPVRFLPAFDNAILGYQDRGRIIDDVHRGLSVTGARVVLVDGRTAATWTVRDGAVLVTPLRRLSPADRTEVAEEGGRLASFLSDGGSDHVRVEAFAG; from the coding sequence GTGAGCCGGCCGGCCGTGCTCTCCACCCGGGCGCTCAACCGCGCCACGCTCGCCCGGCAGTCGCTGCTCGATCGCGCCGGGCTGCCGGTCCTCGACGCCGTCGCGCGACTGGGCGGCCTCCAGGCGCAGGAACCGCAGGAGCCGTTCGTCGGGCTCTGGTCGCGGCTGCGGGCGTTCGACCCGGAGTCGCTCTCCGGCCTCCTCGTCGGACGGCGGGTGGTGCGGACGCATCTCATGCGCCGCACCGTCCACCTCGTCACCGCCGAGGACGCCCTGGCATGGCGGGCGCGCCATGACGCGATGCTGCGGCAGCGGGTGCTCGGTGTGTACGGCGGCGAGCTGGCCGGGACGGACCTCGACGCGCTCGCCGCGGCGGGCCGGGCGGTCATGGCCGACGGCGAGCCCCGCACGATGGCCGAGCTGACGCGGGCGCTCGGTGAGGGCCCGGGGGCCGGCCCCGTGTCGGAAGCGGCACCGGGTCCCGGGGCGCGGGCGCTGGGGGAGATGCTGGTCGCCGCCCTCGTGCCGATGGCGCAGCTGCCGCCGCGCGGGCTCTGGCGGACCCGGGCGGGCGTACGCAATGTCATGCTCTCGTCCTGGCTGGGCCGCGAGATCGACCCGCTCTCCCCCGACGGCTCCGACCCGGTGGGCCAGGCGCTGGTCCGGCGCTATCTCGCCGCGTACGGGCCCGCCTCCACGGCCGATCTGCGCGCCTGGTGCGGTCTCGCCGGGCTGCCGGCCGCGGTGGCCGCCGTACGCGAGGAACTGGTCGCCTTCCGCGACGAGCGGGGCCGGCGGCTGCTGGACCTCCCCGGCGCGCCGCTCCCCGACCCGGACACGCCCGCTCCGGTACGGTTCCTGCCGGCGTTCGACAACGCGATCCTCGGTTACCAGGACCGCGGGCGGATCATCGACGACGTCCATCGGGGCCTGTCGGTGACCGGCGCGCGCGTCGTCCTCGTCGACGGCCGGACGGCCGCGACCTGGACCGTCCGGGACGGCGCCGTGCTCGTCACCCCGCTGCGCCGGCTCTCCCCCGCCGACCGTACCGAAGTCGCCGAAGAGGGAGGGCGGTTGGCGTCGTTCCTCTCCGACGGCGGGAGCGATCACGTACGCGTCGAGGCGTTCGCCGGGTGA